In one Coccinella septempunctata chromosome 6, icCocSept1.1, whole genome shotgun sequence genomic region, the following are encoded:
- the LOC123315522 gene encoding uncharacterized protein LOC123315522, giving the protein MLSNNTFNLYQPVNNDESITKVETRTYLPFVKSFGNNDTIEITINRADTWVLMHDAALIIKGKLQKTAGNGTVQLVLNGGAFLFDTISYELHGTEVDSVRDPGLISTIKGYLCYDKDSVRELETASWSYPDDPKINADGNFVFRIPLRHVLNFFDDYRLAICGKQTIRLMRSQNDNNAMKITPGPEETVNATKGKFTIDSIELKVKHIYPNDVLKIELLESMKSNRAILFPFRKWEIHELPTLTANSLTEIWNIKTTSIIDYPRFIICCFQTNKKNKSTENSTLFDNLDISNVRLLLNGEFIPQENLRLNFNKNDYAEAYYNYTEFSTSYNNLKINPILQYSDFKNRCLFVIDCSRRSESFKSSTVDVKLEIESRVGFPTSTKAYCIIVYDCVMEYLPLTETVRKLTSI; this is encoded by the coding sequence ATGCTATCCAACAACACCTTTAACCTATATCAGCCAGTCAACAATGACGAATCAATCACAAAAGTGGAGACAAGAACATATTTGCCGTTTGTAAAATCTTTCGGCAATAATGATACTATTGAAATAACCATAAATCGTGCTGATACATGGGTCCTTATGCATGATGCAGCTCTCATCATTAAgggaaaacttcaaaaaactgcTGGTAATGGAACTGTTCAATTAGTTTTGAATGGGGGAGCTTTCCTTTTTGACACAATCTCATATGAGTTACATGGAACTGAAGTTGATTCGGTACGAGATCCAGGATTAATAAGTACAATAAAAGGATATCTGTGTTACGATAAAGATTCTGTGAGGGAATTGGAAACAGCTAGTTGGTCATATCCTGATGATCCTAAAATAAACGCTGATGGAAATTTTGTATTTAGAATACCATTAAGACATGTATTGAATTTCTTCGACGATTACCGTTTAGCTATCTGTGGGAAGCAAACTATTCGATTGATGAGATCTCAAAATGACAATAATGCTATGAAAATCACACCTGGTCCCGAGGAAACAGTCAATGCTACAAAAGGCAAATTTACAATTgatagtatcgaactgaaagttaaACATATCTATCCAAATGATGTATTGAagattgaattactagaatcaaTGAAATCAAATAGAGCAATATTATTTCCATTCAGAAAATGGGAAATTCACGAATTGCCAACTCTGACAGCGAACTCTCTAACAGAAATATGGAATATCAAAACCACTTCAATTATTGATTATCCTAGATTCATAATATGCTGTTTTCagacaaataagaaaaataagagTACTGAAAATTCCACGTTATTCGACAATCTGGACATCTCAAATGTCCGTTTGCTACTGAATGGTGAATTCATTCCTCAAGAAAATttaagattgaatttcaataaaaatgattatgCAGAAGCATACTATAATTatacagaattttcaacaaGTTATAATAATCTGAAAATCAATCCAATATTGCAATATTCAGACTTCAAAAACAGATGCTTATTTGTTATTGATTGCTCGAGACGAAGTGAATCTTTTAAATCTTCAACTGTTGATGTGAAACTTGAGATTGAATCTAGAGTTGGTTTTCCCACCTCCACTAAAGCATATTGTATAATCGTGTACGACTGTGTGATGGAGTATTTGCCTCTAACTGAAACAGTTCGAAAGTTGACATCGATATGA